The Spinacia oleracea cultivar Varoflay chromosome 2, BTI_SOV_V1, whole genome shotgun sequence DNA segment CGATGGACGGCGAAATTTAGGTTATAATGGGCTGGGTTCATCAACCAATTTAAGTTGGGCCTTGTTAACCCACGAGTGATTCTTAATCCATAACGGTTATTAGTAAAAGTACAAATCAAATAACATAATCGTAAATAATGGATTGAATAGGGGATTGTAAATCTATGTCTATTTCGATATAGACATcattataatgatcaaatgagctcatggacctgaagtccaacaagttatggatttgaaatatccacactgtacagtgttttgcgtttgagtcttacattcatatacatgtgtagTTAAAAGGTAAATGCGAcatgcatcattcatcatacatttagtttgttttatgttttatcatgatATGATTTTCATTTATCCAGTTATATATGttttcaaaactattatgatGTCATATATGAATATGCATCCAAAGAATGATAAGACGGATTTGTAACTTTATGAATATTATAAGAGGAGTTTCTTACTCCAATGGGCGAATAGTTGCGacagaagtatatatatatatataatgttgattaaatagcatgttatgaatcatgcaaataagaaGAGTTCCTGAAAAACTTATACATGATATTCTTAAACATCTAGCCCTTTAAGTTTTACAATATGAATGTCATAACATTGATCAAATATTATCTAAACTCTTGAAGAGTGTTTTTGAACTGTTgtctcaaccagtagtttgagtacctgagaattatgaaatatacatattagtttATTCACGGAAGAATTCGTGTACaaatatgagttgattcaaaattgtaagataagagtatgtaatgtccttacattgagttttattttatggtCTAGAAGAACCATAAATTACATTATACCCTAAGTTGGAcagtgatattattatttatcatgtattgtcatgaaagtatgactagggaaattttgatcaacattgatgattactactacttatgacctccagaagaaggtttACATATGTCCAATATGAAAGCTAGGATACATTTTGTAATATtatgtacaagaaaatatatttatttcaggTGTTATTGTCAAAAGTCTGGTGATATAAATACTCACCTAGTGCATACAAGTGaagatttgaaaattcaagtcaaATGGTGGAGAATCAAAAGTCAAGGAGCTTCATGTTGCTACATTTGAAAAGTTATCAACAATATTATATTCATTGAACTAGAAGATCTCAAGTGATGTATTCATAAGGGGGAGaaaatacgcgttgcactctttttcccttaaccatggtttttttcccattgggttttcctggtaaaGGTTTTTAACGAGGCAACATCCCTAAGCGTATTATGATGAGTGTTGTACTCTTTTCCTTCACTAGGTTTTTATCCCACAGGGTTTTCCTAGTAAGGTTTTTAACGAGGCATCATCTCATGTATATTACATAGtcattgtattattttagataatggacatccaagggggagtgttataaatatattgtattgtggatgcccattatacccttgACATCCTTATACTATATAATGTACGTATGTGTACATATTATGTGAGATTGGAATAAGATGATAACCGcccattttctctctttctctctctccctttaTCTCTATTTTCATAACAGATCATTTTTTTTTCCACCTTTTTTCGCGTTTCTCACTGTTTTAACTAGTGTGTGACTCGAGCTATGCTCCGGCTACtacattgaataattaaaattttagatttttctcgaactcaatatttgaccaaaatatttgtaCGTATTCCAGAGTGAAAAGCATTCATTAAGTTCGTTAACTATACAGAcacactacgtcatttatcatgccaagtatttttttaattagatcatcttataatttgtataatttgttttctcgtgGAACTAAGTCTTTCAAactaataaacaccaaattagatatatgctTCGTATGCAACTATGTTGTGCAAttctatagttgatgcttatgagacttgTGACATCGTGATTATTCATGGTTGTCATAATGCTttaattattactccctccgttccaaaattatagtcctgtttttCAAATCGGGCGTCCCGTAATTATAGTCTTGTTTCCTTATTTGAACACAAAAAATTTCTATGTTACCCTCATTTGGGAccacaaaacaaaactaaaatgtactttattccttttACCATGTACTATTTTCTCTTcaccatgtactttattccattttacatgtactatattctagtAGAATAATTCTACTTTTTCATCatcaatgtactatatttcaATTTCCCACACACTacattccacttttcttaaaatcggtatttttagtcaaacaatactataattttgggacggagggagtattatttttccaaaatagtccatagaaattaaaaaaaatcacataatttttttttgttttagatttcatggtaacatttatttataaattaatgtgaagatataaaccacaattggtggttggttaagatggtaatgagagttatcatCCACACGTGAGGTCTGGTGTTCGGACCTCGTTGTATTGATTTTTTATTGTCCATGTCATGACATAACACTTGGTGAatggatgatgtggcgtaacTGATGGAGAGAGTAATACATGGTACATACACATTTTTCACATTGGCATTTAatatacggttttttcatgaaatgcccctgaggtttgcaataatgcaccaaatacacccgcgcgttttaaaattcataaaatacccctatttactcaaaactgttcaccaaatacccctattatgattttccgttagtcctccgttaagtcatgtttaaaattcataaaatgcaCCTAAATATAAAGGTTTTGCAtagtatacacctatttgtaaagttctttgcaccaaatacccaaacttcATAATTTGaatccaacggctagttttaatTCAATATAGCCGTTATGTTCATGCTGCCTATAAGTAAGGCTGTTGTTCACTTGACTTGCTCCATGTTTAGCCCTCTATTTCCTAAATAGCCatgagttctaattcaaaaacCGGATCCTCTTCCATCCCAAGTTTGTCATACCTAAGAGTTCCAAATAAAAACTGCAATTGTGGGAGAAGATTTGCAATTAGGAGCTCGGAAACGGCTAAAAATCCGCAAAAGctttactacaagtgtgatccttgtgaTAATTTCAAGTGGTGCAAAGGTTTTGTTGAGCAGACATTTGATGAAGCTCAAAGCAAGGGAAACAGAGCTGATGAAaacaggggaatgcaagaagaaaacaggggaatgcaagaaGGAAGCAGGGGAATGCATGAAGAGTTGAAGCTATTGAAGAAGAAACTGAAACAACAGAAACAACAATTCAAGTTTGCAATAAAAATTGGTGTAATAATGTTTGCATTTCTAATTTGGATAGCAATGAAGTAGAGTTGTAACAAATTTCAAGCAATAACATCACTTGTTTAAGCATATGAGCTTTACAAAAACTGATTTCTAAGTGGACAAATGCCACTGAAACTGCACAAAAACATCTTGTCTAAGCAATTGTGTTCTTTCCAAAAAGTGATACTAATTGTAAATTGCCTAAGCTATTTTAACTTTGTGCACCTACAATTCACCAAAAACTGACTAACTTTTAACTTTGTGCATGGTTAAGTTGCTGTGTTTGCTCTTTTCCTCCCCCTTGAACCCCCTTGTGATGTACTTGCTCCTACTGCTGCTGAAGTGCTTGGTCCAGTGCTTGGTCCTCCATTCTTACATGTCCTTGAGTTATGACCAAACTCCCTGCACTTTCCACATTTCACATTGCTGTTTCTCTTCCCCTTCCTGGGTTCATTTggtcctctctttctcttcttagcaGGTCTGCCAGCTTGTCTTTTGATGACTGGAGGCTGAATGGTAGGGAGAGAAAAGTTAGGCCACTGTGTTGGGTCTGACATGGGGTGAATGTGGTCTGCATATGTAAGCTTGTATGCAGCAGACTTGAAGAATGGGGAGACAAAATCAATGGGGTTCAGCCTTTGGTCATAAATCACCCTGAGTGCATGCTTGCAGGGGATTCCAGAAATTTGCCACTTCCCACACCCACAGCTTCTAGTTGATAACCTGATGGGGAAGTTCACATGTGCATCTCTGACCTCAAATTCCCCCCCACCACAGGCTGTAGCATAGCAGAACCTAGACTCTCCTGTTCTTTCATCCACCTCTTTCTTGGCATACTCAGTCAACTGACCATCCTCCATATCAATTGCCATGTCAAATCTTGCCCCAACCCTCTCCATACACCACTTTCTGATTGCTgtacaacaacacaacaacatacAACATTATACACAGAACATCACAAACATCACAAAATAAAGGAACAGAACATGAAGTGGTGAGCTATACCTTCCAACAATGAGAATACAGGCAtgtctctgtatggttttgtgcatgcattgaatgactccacaaagtttgttgtgttgtgatcacaacaaaCAGCAGGGTCAAACATATGCCTGGACCACTGCTCCTGGCATGTGTCCAAGTATGCAGCAGCATTTGGATCATGAGCAGTGATCTTCTCTAATGCTTTACCATACACATACTCATTGTGTGCATTTGCAGCTATCCAAAACAGTTTGAAGAAAGCAGATCCACTAAATCCATTGTTTTTGCAATTCATGTACAAGTGTTGGCAGCAAACTCTCCTAGTAGCTCTAGGAAAAGTATCTCTCACTGCCAAGTCAACTCCCTACACAGGATATGTTCATTTTAGGCCAATCATATCTGTTGCAATATTAtaaaattgaaacaaaaaagGAGCAAAATAAACATATACCTTCATCCTGTCACTGATGAAGGTCCAATCATCTTTGTTGCAACCCTCTTGCTCAAACATCTGCCTCAAGCATCTCATGAAATGTGTCCAACTATCAGTGTTGGCCTCAATTAGACTCATCATGTTCTTACATAGCCACTCAGAGGTCACCACAGGGTTCTCCTCCAATCTCCCACAAGTTTTGTGGCACCCACTGATCCCCTTAATAGCCCAACTGACACTGTCAAACATCTTACTTGCATGTATCCTCCAGTCACAAGTTTCTATTGCACACACTGCAGTGTACCTCTTACTGTCAGCCCTCTCAACACTTAGTCCAAACCCCTCTTGTAtgcaaaaactcctcaaaacatCTAGGAAAGTGGACTTGTCTGGAAAGATCAACCAAGGTTCTAATTTGATGGACCCATATGGTTGATGAGTCCATATCTTTCCATTCTTGTAGGCCTTATCCATCTTACTAGAACCATCCAAACATTCCTCAAACAATAAGTCAGGCACATCATCTGTTATCACCTCAGCCTCCACATCAGAGTCAACCCAATCATCAAGTTTATCCTCCTCTAGTTCAGAGTCTGGTTCAGATTCCTCCCAATCTGAATCCTCACTCTCCTCTTCTGAACCTATATCCTCAATATCAGTGAACACCCTTGCACTCTTTGACCTCCCTGTACCCTTCCTACCTATGCCCTTCCCTTTGGATACCCAAGTTCCAGCTTTCTTGGCAGTCACTTTGTTCACCCTGAACCCTGTAGGTCTAGTTCTGGCCCCCTTCCTTTTAACAGCTTCAGACTGATTCTGTGTTGGTGTTGAATGGGGTGGCTGATCATTTTGGGTGTTCTGTGGTGGTGGGGAATGGGGTGGTTGATCATTTTGGGTGTTCTGTGGTGGTGGGAAATGGGTGGGGTGTGTTTGTGGTGATGGGTTGGGTTGCTGTGGTGGTGGGATGGGCTGCTGTGTTGTTGGGGTGGGTTGCTGTGCTGGTGGGATTGATTGTTCTGGAGTTGGGGTGGGTTGCTGTGGTGTTGAGGTGGGCTTTTTTGTTGTTGGGGTGGGTTTTTTTGCCTTTGGTGTGGCCTGTTTTTGAGTTGGGGTGGGTCTCCTCTTAGGGGTCAGTTTCTTGGCTTTAGGAACCTTAGGAGCTTTTGGAGTAGTTGGCTTGACTTTGGCCTTTTGTTTTGGTTTAGGAGAAGTAGGTTTTTTGGAGGGTGAAGATTCTTGTGTGGGTTGTGGTTGAGAGGCTCCTGGAAACACCTCATCAGCACCATCCTTGCTTATAATCCTCACATACTCAGTGCTTAAGTCCTCACAATCAACCACAGGCACCTCCACAGCTATTGTGTACTCCATTTGTTCTTGAAGTTCCCTTAAAATGTCCTCTCTCTCCTGTTTTTTCCTCATTTCCTCTTCCTCCTTTCTTTGAGCCCTAAGAAGTTCATCTTGTCTCTCTTTGAGCTTTCTCTCACTCTCCTTCCTATGATGCTCAATTGTGGCAACAACATTTCTAAACACCACTCCTGGTTTGTCTGTACCCTCAACCCATATTTCAGCAGTGTCCTTACCCCAATTCCATCCCCACATTAGCTTCATTGTCTTATCATCTACCAACTCAACTCTACCACAGGGAGACTCAATAAACAGGGCAAATGTACTAGGTAAAAACACATCCTGCCTAACAGATTCCTCAAAAATATCCAAAAACAACCTCAAAAGACGATACTTTTCCATGTCTGTAACTCTCACATCAAAGCTATGTGATCCATGATGCAATAACAACCACATTGCAGTCATCCTAAAGGGAAAatttaaggaaaaaaaacatgaatttcGATTCAACCAACAACAATTCATCAATAAACAACCACAATCATGATCACAATGAAATTCAACAGGTCACAATCACAACTTACAACTAACCAAACAATTATTCACAACAAATCCAAGGAATAACTAACTTCTAACCAATCAATTAATCTCAACTGACAATTTCAAAAAATCACTGACAATTtcgcaaaaccctaaccctaatcaatTTCGCGAAAAAAATTGTACTTTACAAGCAAAATAAATCAGCGAAGAAGGGATTATTACCTTGAAGTAGATAATCCAACTAGGAAAAGGGCCCTTGTTCGTCCACTGCACCCGAAGCTCTAAATCGCCTCCAAGTTGCCCCCTTTTTGTCGCGAATTCACCAAACGAACACCCACGAACTCGCCAAAAGAGAACGCAACAAATTTCACTAAATTCTTGAAGATCTACCCAGAATTTTGTCAGTTACAGTAGAATTGATGAGGGTTGAAGAACAggggaaaggagagagaaagaagagaagttgagaagtttttttttttttggaatttcagTCACAATTGTTACCTAAATTGCGCCAAACAACAATTAAGGGCAAATTGGTAAAACGTCACTAACGGCAAGCTAACGTCCGTTAAATCCAGGAGCATTTAATGAACAGTACGGAActttaggggtattttatgaattttgaaacgcgcaggtgtatttggtgcattattgcaaacctcgggggcatttcatgaaaaaaccgtttaatatattagtatagatcaCGAGAATACCTTGTTAGTTGCACTATTAACAAATCatagtttgatttttttatttctctTAACATTCCCGTAAAGATGCGTAGTTGTCAAATCAATTATTCGGTTTCTTACTCTTCGGGGTCTCGGGGGCATAATTTTTCAGAATTATTATGCTACCAATTTATAAGAGATTTTTTAAattgttaattatattttccACTGTGATCGGCAAAACTTGTTGATACTAACAACAAATAAACAATAACACCTTATTTTGTAGGATGATCAAGGTGCCTATGGGTATGCATGTCCTTGGGGACGACTGTCCTCTTACGATTGGAGGTCTCGCTCGTGACGAGTAATTTCTTAGGAAACTACCACTTTGAACCCAACAAATATTAGTAAATGGGAAATGAAATGTGTAAGATTAACATCAAATAAAGaacttttacatatatcggGATAACTTTTACTCATGTATACATGTTGGGGATAAAATATCCCTAATTGTCATGGTGTTTATGTGGCAACATATCCTTCGCATATTAGCTAGGGAAAGGATGCTTGCCAACATAGTGCATGTCGTTAgttttcaaaactttcctttcccattcaagaGAGTTAGTTAAGCCCAGCTCAACATACAGAATTTCTGATCCTTTGATTGTTATTTCAAACattctacaattgaaaagaatttgcaatatataatcattcataatctttaataactttgaaataaaagcaaacatgcaatcattaaaactattaaacatttcattcatgcaaacaaaatatggtccataaatgaatgaaacgaatcCAAGGCCTAAAAGTCTCTAAGTCTTAGTATGCTTTGGTTTGTCTTTAtccttttaagattttaggtaagcaaaactcAATTGCTAGTaattccaaattactcttggttaacaaAATGTCATAACTTAatccattgccacaacatataccAATATTGTTTGAGTTAAAGCCATAGccaacgtgttcctttgggatacttTATCATCTAGGAATGCTAAAATAACACCTCGCTTTCGcagaaacctacta contains these protein-coding regions:
- the LOC130468082 gene encoding uncharacterized protein, with amino-acid sequence MRCLRQMFEQEGCNKDDWTFISDRMKGVDLAVRDTFPRATRRVCCQHLYMNCKNNGFSGSAFFKLFWIAANAHNEYVYGKALEKITAHDPNAAAYLDTCQEQWSRHMFDPAVCCDHNTTNFVESFNACTKPYRDMPVFSLLEAIRKWCMERVGARFDMAIDMEDGQLTEYAKKEVDERTGESRFCYATACGGGEFEVRDAHVNFPIRLSTRSCGCGKWQISGIPCKHALRVIYDQRLNPIDFVSPFFKSAAYKLTYADHIHPMSDPTQWPNFSLPTIQPPVIKRQAGRPAKKRKRGPNEPRKGKRNSNVKCGKCREFGHNSRTCKNGGPSTGPSTSAAVGASTSQGGSRGRKRANTAT